Proteins co-encoded in one Halorussus lipolyticus genomic window:
- a CDS encoding MarR family transcriptional regulator, producing the protein MPITKDRFDRISERDAHLDSDADRLLDFLIRHEDKAYTKSEIAEETSVAKENVGPVLDRLRERGSVEHKSEYWRVSDHELAARAGTRLTAATARQYDDGDEFDVEKWAEYAVGDVEWPGETE; encoded by the coding sequence ATGCCCATCACGAAGGACCGTTTCGACCGAATAAGCGAACGGGACGCGCACCTCGATAGCGACGCCGACCGGCTCCTCGACTTTCTGATTCGGCACGAAGACAAAGCGTACACGAAGTCCGAGATTGCCGAGGAAACGAGCGTGGCGAAGGAGAACGTCGGCCCGGTCCTCGACAGACTGCGAGAACGGGGTTCGGTCGAACACAAGTCGGAGTACTGGCGGGTGAGTGACCACGAGTTGGCGGCTCGGGCCGGAACTAGACTGACCGCGGCGACGGCACGTCAGTACGACGACGGCGACGAGTTCGACGTGGAGAAGTGGGCAGAGTACGCGGTCGGTGATGTCGAGTGGCCCGGTGAGACGGAGTGA
- a CDS encoding DUF7470 family protein has product MLDKLGAKGIFGVVLLLAGIAVIAIQNLIIAAGIGLVVLGFVLTAWGLVSGLMSSFGLGGMMGGGFE; this is encoded by the coding sequence ATGCTCGACAAACTCGGAGCGAAAGGCATCTTCGGAGTGGTTCTCCTACTCGCTGGTATCGCCGTCATCGCCATCCAGAATCTCATCATCGCGGCCGGCATCGGCCTCGTCGTCCTCGGATTCGTCCTGACCGCGTGGGGCCTCGTCTCGGGCCTCATGTCGAGTTTCGGCCTCGGCGGCATGATGGGCGGCGGGTTCGAGTAG
- a CDS encoding bifunctional metallophosphatase/5'-nucleotidase produces MRQAASLLLILCLVVAGAVPPAAASVSDTHSATGTSAPAPSSAQAPTNNSTTLTILSYNDIQTAAAENGTLPRMVTLIDQRRSAHDNPTVVVGGGDEVSPHSLSPLSQWRVPVKALNVIDPAGEGLGNHDLDYGFDGVGNFSNASEFPWLMANIVDAETGEPIPGAEPYTVVERDGVKVGIVGVADQKIKGKTAVDFDKQGYELKNYSDTASEYATMLKDEENVDVVVVSAHLGVPVAKNLANTTENVDAIVVGDDEVEYPPKETGGAVIMEAEARAEHVAEVNLTVADGDVTMQDGRLLDVTENVSKNETVSKLITDARKDELNEVAGRTEVELDSRFASNYHDETALGNMIGDSFRAQTGAEVAITNAGGIRSNSIYGPGNLTVGDVYNILPFQNTLVTVELTGAQLEQLLASQIVTLESEEGQQYGAEAKLQVSGVEYEWVGHNDTDDQIRDVWVNGEPLAEDETYNVTVNSYMAGWDDSVLSNATVTSESHMLYGTALLKYVQQNSPVSPTDENRIRRVDAEVETQSVSVTEGTATIALTAPNGTQNVSDFYATTGNASDLLAAESSSLSNDTVTVAFDLAELRKLSAGETVQIYGDYNTSAYERVYFRNSILNAELSASDFGAEPTTTEATETTTETTETTQSTETTEKAVSDETETTTAETTGDTPGFTPVTAVVALVAAALLAYRRD; encoded by the coding sequence ATGCGTCAAGCCGCATCACTGCTATTGATTCTCTGCCTCGTCGTCGCGGGAGCGGTGCCGCCCGCCGCGGCGAGCGTCTCCGACACGCACAGCGCGACGGGAACATCTGCGCCCGCTCCGTCCTCGGCGCAGGCCCCGACGAACAACTCTACGACCCTGACCATCCTGTCGTACAACGACATCCAGACCGCGGCCGCCGAGAACGGCACCCTGCCGCGGATGGTCACGCTCATCGACCAGCGCCGGTCTGCCCACGACAACCCGACCGTCGTGGTCGGCGGCGGTGACGAAGTGAGTCCTCACTCGCTCTCGCCGCTCAGTCAGTGGCGGGTCCCGGTGAAGGCGCTGAACGTCATCGACCCCGCCGGCGAGGGCCTCGGGAACCACGACCTCGACTACGGGTTCGACGGCGTGGGCAACTTCAGCAACGCCTCCGAGTTCCCGTGGCTGATGGCCAACATCGTTGACGCCGAGACCGGCGAACCGATTCCCGGTGCCGAACCCTACACCGTCGTCGAGCGTGACGGCGTGAAGGTCGGCATCGTCGGCGTGGCCGACCAGAAAATCAAAGGGAAGACCGCGGTGGACTTCGACAAGCAAGGCTACGAACTCAAAAACTACTCCGACACCGCCAGCGAGTACGCCACGATGCTCAAAGACGAGGAGAACGTCGATGTGGTCGTCGTCTCGGCCCACCTCGGCGTCCCCGTGGCCAAGAACCTCGCTAACACGACCGAGAACGTCGATGCCATCGTGGTCGGCGACGACGAAGTTGAGTACCCGCCCAAAGAGACCGGCGGCGCGGTCATCATGGAGGCCGAGGCCCGCGCGGAACACGTCGCGGAGGTCAACCTGACCGTCGCCGACGGCGACGTGACGATGCAGGACGGCCGACTCCTCGACGTGACCGAGAACGTCTCGAAGAACGAGACCGTCTCGAAGCTTATCACCGACGCCCGCAAGGACGAACTCAACGAGGTCGCGGGTCGGACCGAGGTCGAACTCGACTCCCGGTTCGCCTCGAACTACCACGACGAGACTGCACTCGGCAACATGATTGGCGACTCCTTCCGCGCCCAGACCGGCGCTGAGGTCGCCATCACCAACGCGGGCGGCATCCGCTCGAACAGCATCTACGGACCGGGCAACCTCACCGTGGGCGACGTGTACAACATCCTGCCCTTCCAGAACACGCTGGTCACCGTCGAGTTGACCGGCGCGCAACTCGAACAACTGCTGGCCAGCCAAATCGTCACGCTCGAAAGCGAGGAGGGCCAGCAGTACGGTGCGGAAGCCAAGCTACAGGTCAGCGGCGTCGAGTACGAGTGGGTCGGCCACAACGACACCGACGACCAGATTCGTGACGTGTGGGTCAACGGCGAACCGCTCGCCGAGGACGAGACCTACAACGTCACCGTCAACTCCTACATGGCTGGCTGGGACGACTCGGTGCTCTCGAACGCCACCGTGACCAGCGAGTCCCACATGCTCTACGGCACGGCTCTGCTGAAGTACGTCCAGCAGAACAGTCCGGTCTCGCCGACCGACGAGAACCGCATCCGGCGAGTGGACGCCGAGGTCGAAACCCAGTCCGTGAGTGTGACTGAGGGCACCGCGACGATTGCACTCACCGCGCCCAACGGCACCCAGAACGTCAGCGACTTCTACGCGACCACCGGCAACGCGAGCGACCTCCTCGCCGCCGAGTCGTCCTCGCTGTCGAACGACACCGTGACAGTCGCGTTCGACCTCGCCGAACTCCGCAAACTCTCGGCGGGCGAGACCGTCCAGATTTACGGCGACTACAACACCTCGGCCTACGAGCGCGTCTACTTCCGGAACTCGATTCTGAACGCCGAACTCTCTGCCAGCGACTTCGGCGCAGAGCCGACGACGACCGAGGCCACCGAAACGACGACTGAGACGACCGAGACCACCCAGTCCACCGAGACGACCGAGAAGGCGGTCAGCGACGAGACCGAGACGACCACCGCCGAGACGACTGGTGACACCCCCGGCTTCACACCGGTTACCGCAGTCGTCGCCCTCGTCGCCGCCGCGCTCCTCGCGTACCGCCGCGACTAA
- the eif1A gene encoding translation initiation factor eIF-1A, whose product MSDNDGGRRKNLRMPDDDEVFATVTNMLGANRVKVRCADGTERTARIPGKMQKRIWIREDDVVLVEPWDWQDEKADIKWRYDKQEADQLRDEGHIQ is encoded by the coding sequence ATGAGTGACAACGACGGCGGACGGCGGAAGAACCTCCGCATGCCAGACGACGACGAGGTGTTCGCCACCGTCACCAACATGCTCGGCGCGAATCGCGTGAAAGTTCGATGCGCGGACGGCACGGAGCGCACTGCCCGGATTCCCGGCAAGATGCAAAAGCGCATCTGGATTCGAGAGGACGACGTGGTACTGGTCGAACCGTGGGACTGGCAGGACGAGAAGGCCGACATCAAGTGGCGCTACGACAAGCAGGAAGCCGACCAACTTCGGGACGAAGGCCACATCCAGTAG
- a CDS encoding DUF460 domain-containing protein, translating to MNARTSALDTLVFGVDVQSGDVRGDAPSYALVAFDGENIDRDVVSHRKLRRLIEREEPALVATDNMYELAADKDALVHFLRELPDGTRLVQVTGAERPEPLSRVSSRHGVPYDKKPMKEAEASARLAAGNVGYEVSAFTNTTKIKVSRGRSTGKGGWSEDRYTRRIHGSVKTRTREVESELDGAGLDYERDATEKYGGFSNAVFEVEGRPEDIPVSNERSGDVRVEVERERRDGIEFEPLAKRRDHVLVGIDPGTTTAVAVADLDGALLDVFSTRTADTAEVIEWIIERGRPVIVAADVEPMPETVEKIRRSFDAEGWIPQSDLPIDEKQHRTRDHDYENDHERDAMAAALYAFDDHEDQFERIADKVPPRMDRGEVTARVVAGEDSVETALADLSDDEETEDDETEHTPRELTDDEKRIKELESQVERLEDHIEELEDTIERKEGRIGQLKGDLEQARSEERKEVRERREVTRLERENQRLERELDERDEKIEDLEGKLARLKELWKLDHSNFSDVSEKKAGLTPVKPVEKFTKGAIERAHDSFGLATDDVVYLRDASGAGRSTAERLAEVDPKVVLTGDGGLSDAADEVLFDEEVPVGPAADVTIQEVDELAVTRESEVEAVIEDWEARAEERRKEQKAEQLDRLISEHRADRKYDGRSSEASGQSP from the coding sequence GTGAACGCCCGCACGAGTGCCCTCGACACGCTCGTCTTCGGCGTGGACGTCCAGAGCGGGGACGTTCGCGGCGACGCACCCTCCTACGCGCTGGTCGCGTTCGATGGCGAGAACATCGACCGCGACGTGGTGTCACACCGCAAGCTCCGCCGACTCATCGAACGCGAGGAGCCGGCGCTCGTGGCGACCGACAACATGTACGAGTTGGCCGCCGACAAGGACGCCCTCGTCCACTTCCTGCGCGAACTCCCCGACGGAACTCGGCTGGTGCAGGTCACGGGGGCCGAGCGCCCAGAGCCGCTATCGCGGGTCTCCTCGCGCCACGGCGTGCCCTACGACAAGAAGCCGATGAAGGAGGCCGAGGCGTCAGCGCGACTCGCGGCTGGCAACGTCGGTTACGAGGTCTCTGCTTTCACCAACACCACGAAAATCAAGGTCTCCCGCGGTCGCTCGACCGGCAAGGGCGGGTGGAGCGAGGACCGATACACCCGCCGCATCCACGGGTCGGTCAAGACCCGGACCCGAGAGGTCGAGAGTGAACTCGACGGCGCGGGCCTCGACTACGAGCGCGACGCCACCGAGAAGTACGGCGGGTTCTCGAACGCCGTCTTCGAGGTCGAAGGCCGCCCCGAGGACATCCCGGTCTCGAACGAGCGGTCCGGCGACGTTCGGGTCGAAGTCGAGCGCGAACGCCGGGACGGCATCGAGTTCGAACCGCTGGCCAAGCGCCGGGACCACGTGCTGGTCGGTATCGACCCCGGCACGACAACCGCAGTCGCGGTGGCGGACTTGGACGGGGCGCTTCTGGACGTGTTCAGCACCCGGACCGCCGACACCGCCGAGGTCATCGAGTGGATAATCGAGCGCGGACGACCGGTTATCGTCGCCGCCGACGTGGAACCGATGCCCGAGACTGTCGAGAAGATACGCCGTAGCTTCGACGCCGAAGGGTGGATTCCCCAGTCTGACCTGCCGATAGACGAGAAACAGCACCGGACCCGCGACCACGACTACGAAAACGACCACGAGCGAGACGCGATGGCCGCCGCGCTCTACGCCTTCGACGACCACGAAGACCAGTTCGAGCGCATCGCCGACAAGGTGCCTCCGCGAATGGACCGCGGGGAGGTTACTGCCAGAGTGGTCGCTGGCGAGGACTCGGTTGAGACCGCACTCGCGGACCTCTCGGACGACGAGGAGACCGAAGACGACGAGACCGAACACACGCCCCGCGAGTTGACCGACGACGAGAAGCGCATCAAGGAGTTGGAGTCTCAAGTCGAGCGATTGGAGGACCACATCGAAGAACTGGAAGACACCATCGAGCGCAAGGAGGGCCGCATCGGGCAACTGAAGGGTGACCTCGAACAGGCCAGAAGCGAGGAGCGAAAGGAGGTCCGCGAGCGCCGGGAAGTCACCCGACTCGAACGCGAGAACCAGCGCCTCGAACGCGAGTTGGACGAGCGCGACGAGAAAATCGAGGACTTGGAGGGCAAACTCGCCCGCCTCAAGGAACTCTGGAAACTCGACCACTCGAACTTCAGTGACGTCTCCGAGAAGAAGGCCGGACTCACCCCGGTCAAACCGGTCGAGAAGTTCACCAAGGGAGCCATCGAGCGCGCTCACGACAGTTTCGGCCTCGCCACCGACGACGTAGTGTACCTCCGGGACGCCTCCGGCGCGGGTCGTTCGACCGCAGAGCGACTCGCCGAGGTTGACCCGAAGGTCGTGTTGACCGGCGACGGCGGCCTCTCGGACGCCGCCGACGAAGTGCTGTTCGACGAGGAGGTCCCGGTGGGTCCCGCCGCCGACGTGACGATTCAGGAGGTGGACGAGTTGGCCGTGACCCGCGAGAGCGAGGTCGAGGCCGTCATCGAGGACTGGGAGGCCCGCGCCGAGGAGCGCCGGAAAGAGCAGAAGGCAGAGCAACTCGATAGGCTCATCAGCGAACATCGGGCAGACCGGAAATACGACGGGCGCTCGTCAGAGGCAAGCGGGCAGAGTCCGTGA
- the rnz gene encoding ribonuclease Z, translating to MSMRVTFLGTGGAVPTTERNPSSVLVNREGDRLLFDAGEGTQRQMMRFGTGFTVSDIFITHLHGDHVLGLPGLIQTLDFNDREEALTIYTPTGTEEDIHDLIHAADNHPSFPVHIYGVGPDEAAVRRDDYEVRTFRTDHDTNSLGYALIEDDRKGRFDREKAEELGVPVGPKFSQLHEGEPVELDDGTTVEPEQVVGDPRPGRTFVYTGDTRPSATVAEIADEADLLIHDATFADDRAERAGNTAHSTARQAAEIAKRADAKRLALTHISSRYGGNVSDHLEEAREVFDGEAFVPDDGEIREIPYPDE from the coding sequence ATGTCGATGCGCGTGACCTTTCTCGGAACCGGCGGGGCAGTGCCGACTACAGAGCGAAACCCGAGTTCGGTGCTGGTCAACCGGGAGGGAGACCGGTTGCTGTTCGACGCGGGCGAGGGGACCCAGCGCCAGATGATGCGCTTCGGGACGGGGTTCACCGTCTCGGACATCTTTATCACGCACCTCCACGGCGACCACGTGCTTGGCTTGCCGGGCCTGATTCAGACCCTCGACTTCAACGACCGCGAGGAGGCCCTGACCATCTACACCCCGACCGGAACCGAGGAGGACATCCACGATTTGATTCACGCCGCCGACAATCACCCCTCTTTCCCGGTCCACATCTACGGCGTCGGTCCCGACGAGGCCGCGGTCCGGCGCGACGACTACGAGGTCCGAACCTTCCGGACCGACCACGACACCAACTCGCTGGGCTACGCCCTCATCGAGGACGACCGGAAGGGCCGGTTCGACCGCGAGAAGGCCGAGGAGCTAGGCGTCCCGGTCGGCCCGAAGTTCTCGCAACTCCACGAGGGCGAACCGGTCGAACTGGACGATGGGACGACCGTCGAACCTGAGCAGGTCGTCGGCGACCCCCGGCCCGGCCGGACGTTCGTCTACACCGGCGACACCCGACCGAGTGCCACCGTCGCCGAAATCGCCGACGAGGCCGACCTCCTTATCCACGACGCCACCTTCGCCGACGACCGGGCCGAGCGCGCTGGCAACACCGCCCACTCGACCGCCCGGCAGGCCGCCGAAATCGCCAAGCGCGCCGACGCGAAGCGTCTCGCGCTGACCCACATCTCCTCGCGCTACGGGGGCAACGTCTCCGACCACCTCGAAGAAGCGCGGGAGGTCTTCGACGGCGAGGCGTTCGTGCCGGACGACGGCGAAATCCGCGAGATTCCGTACCCCGACGAATAG
- a CDS encoding tyrosine--tRNA ligase: MDAYELITRNAEEVVTDEEVEALAENPEGKRVYVGYEPSGVLHIGHMLTANKLIDLQEAGMDVVILLADVHAYLNDKGTFEEIEATAEKMRKQFLAYGLDEDKTEFVYGSDYQLDDDYALDLHKLELDTTLNRAQRAMAEIQGGETAKVSHVVYPLMQALDIEYLDLDLAVGGMDQRKVHMLMREELPEIGYDARPCLHTPILADLGTGEGKMSSSSGVTISMEDSTEDIEEKVNSAFCPPTRDPEDDLENPVLEIFQYHVFPRFETVVVERPDEYGGNLEYDDYEALADDLESGELHPADAKGALADYLDKLVAPGREKLQEIEQ, encoded by the coding sequence ATGGACGCCTACGAGTTGATTACGCGGAACGCCGAGGAGGTAGTGACCGACGAGGAGGTCGAAGCACTCGCCGAAAATCCCGAAGGAAAGCGAGTCTACGTCGGATACGAGCCATCGGGAGTCCTCCACATCGGCCACATGCTCACCGCCAACAAACTCATCGACCTGCAAGAGGCCGGGATGGATGTCGTCATCCTGCTGGCGGACGTTCACGCCTACCTCAACGACAAGGGCACCTTCGAGGAAATCGAGGCGACCGCCGAAAAGATGCGCAAGCAGTTCCTCGCCTACGGACTGGACGAGGACAAGACCGAGTTTGTCTACGGCTCTGATTACCAGTTGGACGACGACTACGCGCTGGACCTGCACAAACTCGAACTCGACACGACGCTGAACCGCGCCCAGCGAGCGATGGCCGAGATTCAGGGCGGCGAGACGGCGAAGGTCAGTCACGTCGTCTACCCCCTGATGCAGGCGCTCGACATCGAGTACCTCGACCTCGATTTGGCGGTCGGCGGGATGGACCAGCGCAAGGTCCACATGCTGATGCGCGAGGAGCTACCGGAAATCGGCTACGACGCCCGGCCGTGTCTCCACACCCCCATCCTCGCGGACCTCGGAACCGGCGAGGGCAAGATGTCCAGCAGTTCCGGCGTCACCATCTCGATGGAGGACTCCACCGAGGACATCGAGGAGAAGGTCAACTCGGCGTTCTGTCCGCCGACCCGCGACCCCGAGGACGACCTCGAAAACCCGGTGCTGGAAATCTTCCAGTACCACGTCTTCCCGCGCTTCGAGACGGTCGTGGTCGAACGCCCCGACGAGTACGGCGGCAATCTGGAGTACGACGACTACGAGGCGCTGGCCGACGACCTCGAAAGCGGCGAACTCCACCCCGCCGACGCCAAGGGCGCGCTGGCGGACTACCTCGACAAACTGGTCGCGCCGGGCCGCGAGAAACTGCAAGAGATAGAGCAGTAG
- a CDS encoding DUF7282 domain-containing protein — protein MTRESRTISAVFMAVLLVLASGTAVSLAVTGSSTTDGGTNAVGVQETTTAADDGESASVTINEQETEGAQVVIESVTMPEGGFIAIHDSSVAEAPIASVLGNSVYLEAGTHENVTVTLARPITESQTLVAMPHLDTNDNQVYDFVLSTGELDGPYTANGSVVIDQANVTLAQETTTTTEAPEETTTEDTTTEAVEETTTEKAEETTTEAVEETTTEEVVETTTEEAEDTTTEAVEETTTEAVEETTTTEEVVEETTTEEAEEPPAEMEQFVFKIEQMSIDEWSFVVGDEETPDRTETLSNVNIQDRRVTINLTEVLQQSAASQAQMGEITTQSPEQIEEQLEENLSQDIQTVRFVIRNVNVENVTFVITAPEDMELPQPPMTTTTEAPEETTTTEAVVEETTTTEEVEETTTTEAVEETTTTEAVEETTTTEAVEETTTTEAVEETTTTEEVEETTTTEAVEETTTTEAVEETTTEEVEETTTTEAVEETTTTEAVEETTTTEAVEETTTTEAVEETTTTEAVEETTTTEAVEETTTTEAVEETTTTEAVEETTTTEAVEETTTTEAVEETTTTEETIGAEDLNSFEVSELDAPESASAGDTVTVTASVSNPNDQQATQTVAFRLEGTVIARQTVTLDAGEQTTVTFEIDTEGVPAGQYIHGVYTRDFGELAVIVIEEPGAETTTTAANATTTAEA, from the coding sequence ATGACACGTGAAAGCAGAACAATTAGCGCCGTCTTCATGGCGGTGCTACTGGTTTTAGCGAGCGGGACAGCCGTATCGCTGGCAGTAACAGGTAGTTCGACAACAGACGGAGGGACGAACGCGGTGGGGGTCCAAGAGACGACCACCGCGGCAGACGACGGTGAGTCGGCGTCAGTGACGATAAACGAGCAGGAGACTGAGGGTGCGCAGGTCGTCATCGAATCGGTGACGATGCCGGAGGGCGGCTTCATCGCCATCCACGACTCGTCGGTGGCCGAGGCCCCGATTGCGAGCGTCCTCGGCAACTCGGTGTACCTCGAAGCCGGGACCCACGAGAACGTGACCGTCACGCTGGCCCGGCCCATCACCGAGAGCCAGACGCTGGTCGCCATGCCGCACCTCGACACGAACGACAATCAGGTGTACGACTTCGTCCTCTCGACCGGGGAACTCGACGGTCCGTACACCGCGAACGGTTCCGTCGTCATCGACCAAGCGAACGTGACGCTCGCTCAGGAGACGACTACGACGACGGAAGCGCCCGAGGAGACCACCACCGAGGACACCACGACTGAAGCAGTCGAGGAGACCACCACCGAGAAGGCCGAAGAAACCACGACTGAAGCAGTCGAAGAAACCACGACCGAAGAAGTCGTGGAGACTACCACCGAGGAGGCCGAAGACACCACGACTGAAGCAGTCGAAGAAACGACCACTGAAGCAGTCGAGGAGACTACGACCACCGAAGAAGTGGTGGAAGAAACCACGACCGAAGAAGCCGAGGAGCCACCGGCCGAGATGGAGCAGTTCGTCTTCAAGATAGAGCAGATGAGCATCGACGAGTGGTCCTTCGTCGTCGGTGATGAGGAAACGCCCGACCGGACCGAGACGCTCAGCAACGTCAACATTCAGGACCGCCGGGTTACCATCAACCTGACCGAAGTCCTCCAGCAGAGCGCGGCCAGTCAGGCCCAGATGGGTGAAATCACCACGCAGAGTCCCGAGCAGATAGAAGAGCAACTCGAGGAGAACCTCTCGCAGGACATCCAGACAGTCCGGTTCGTCATCCGGAACGTCAACGTCGAGAACGTGACGTTCGTCATCACGGCTCCGGAGGACATGGAACTTCCCCAGCCGCCGATGACGACCACGACGGAAGCGCCCGAGGAGACCACCACGACTGAAGCAGTCGTTGAGGAAACGACCACCACCGAGGAGGTCGAGGAGACTACCACGACCGAAGCAGTCGAAGAAACCACCACGACTGAAGCAGTCGAAGAAACCACTACGACTGAAGCAGTCGAGGAAACGACCACGACTGAAGCAGTCGAAGAAACCACTACGACCGAGGAGGTCGAGGAAACGACCACGACCGAAGCAGTCGAAGAAACCACCACGACTGAGGCGGTCGAGGAGACAACCACCGAGGAAGTCGAAGAAACCACCACGACTGAAGCAGTCGAAGAAACCACCACGACTGAAGCAGTCGAAGAAACCACCACGACTGAAGCAGTCGAAGAAACCACCACGACTGAAGCAGTCGAAGAAACCACCACGACTGAAGCAGTCGAAGAAACCACCACGACTGAAGCAGTCGAAGAAACCACCACGACTGAAGCAGTCGAAGAAACCACCACGACTGAAGCAGTCGAAGAAACCACCACGACTGAAGCAGTCGAAGAAACCACCACGACTGAAGCAGTCGAGGAGACTACCACGACCGAGGAGACCATCGGCGCGGAGGACCTCAACTCCTTCGAGGTCTCGGAGTTGGACGCACCCGAAAGCGCGTCGGCCGGCGACACCGTCACGGTGACGGCGTCGGTCAGTAACCCCAACGACCAGCAGGCCACCCAGACGGTTGCCTTCCGACTCGAAGGCACCGTCATCGCCCGCCAGACCGTCACGCTCGACGCCGGTGAGCAGACCACCGTGACGTTCGAAATCGACACGGAGGGCGTGCCCGCTGGACAGTACATCCACGGGGTCTACACCCGCGACTTCGGTGAACTCGCGGTCATCGTCATCGAAGAACCGGGCGCTGAGACGACGACAACCGCCGCGAACGCGACCACGACCGCCGAAGCGTAG
- a CDS encoding AAA family ATPase — MDAPLWTERYAPDLADLPQSEVREYLQKAVDDPINLVIHGPAGAGKTAAVRALAREAHEDPDNDLVEINVADFFGMTKKEIANDPRFSSFIDSKRKRNSSKADLINHVLKESASYSPVSGTYKTVVLDNAEAIREDFQQALRRVMERHHEATQFIITTRQPTKLIPPIKSRCFPVAMHAPSERDVASILKEILEQEGSEYDYFALQILARDAGMNIREAILSAQTLHEKEGEVTTDTIPLVREIGIRERIEEMLDDAEAGDFQDARKTLDDLLVDEGYSGEEVLHEILDVVNDKDRYTGKEQTRAELTQLAGEIDMDLAEGSSDRVHLGHLLAELGSKGEA; from the coding sequence ATGGACGCGCCGCTGTGGACCGAACGGTACGCGCCCGACCTCGCCGACCTCCCGCAGTCCGAGGTCCGCGAGTACCTCCAGAAGGCCGTAGACGACCCGATTAACCTCGTCATTCACGGCCCCGCCGGGGCCGGTAAGACCGCCGCCGTGAGGGCACTCGCCCGCGAGGCCCACGAGGACCCCGACAACGACCTCGTGGAAATCAACGTCGCGGACTTCTTCGGGATGACCAAGAAGGAAATCGCCAACGACCCGCGCTTCTCGTCGTTCATCGACAGCAAGCGCAAGCGGAACTCCTCGAAGGCCGACCTCATCAACCACGTCCTCAAGGAGTCTGCGAGCTATTCACCGGTCTCGGGGACGTACAAGACGGTCGTGCTGGACAACGCCGAGGCCATCCGCGAGGACTTCCAGCAGGCCCTGCGCCGGGTGATGGAGCGCCACCACGAGGCGACCCAGTTCATCATCACCACCCGTCAACCGACCAAACTCATCCCGCCCATCAAGTCGCGGTGCTTCCCGGTGGCGATGCACGCGCCGAGCGAGAGAGATGTCGCGTCAATCCTCAAAGAAATCTTAGAACAAGAAGGCTCCGAATACGATTATTTCGCGCTTCAGATTCTGGCTAGAGACGCCGGTATGAACATCCGTGAGGCGATTCTGAGTGCCCAGACGCTCCACGAGAAGGAGGGCGAGGTCACGACCGACACCATTCCGCTGGTTCGGGAAATCGGGATTCGAGAGCGTATCGAGGAGATGCTGGACGACGCGGAAGCAGGCGACTTTCAGGACGCCCGCAAGACGCTAGACGATTTACTCGTCGACGAGGGCTACAGCGGCGAGGAAGTCCTGCACGAAATCCTCGACGTTGTCAACGACAAAGACCGATACACTGGGAAAGAACAGACGCGCGCCGAACTCACCCAACTCGCAGGCGAAATCGATATGGACCTCGCCGAGGGGTCGAGCGACCGGGTTCACCTCGGCCACCTGCTGGCGGAACTCGGGTCGAAGGGCGAAGCGTAG